A single Lolium perenne isolate Kyuss_39 chromosome 6, Kyuss_2.0, whole genome shotgun sequence DNA region contains:
- the LOC127307087 gene encoding protein MICRORCHIDIA 7 isoform X1: MPPTIAESEPAAHLSPPPPAVAGGANVAREAAIDVSSSDTESDSGGAKRPRRRRRVGREEKRARVLDAVPPGFLEPLPPRRCVTKQFWKAGDYDGDGHLLWSEHAKHSESGMEHVRVHPRFLHSNATSHKWALGAFAELLDNSLDEVSNGATFVNIDMLENKKDGSRMLLVQDDGGGMSPDKIRHCMSLGYSAKSKVKNTIGQYGNGFKTSTMRLGADVLVFSRSHNNEEKRLTQSIGMLSYTFLKSTGKDDIIVPMIDYEKGQAWKRKVRTTLGDWSTSLQTIIQWSPYSNEGELLQEFNSISEQGTRIIIYNLWEDEQGDLELDFDADVNDIQIRGVNRDEKNILMAKQFPNSKHFFTYRHSLRSYASILYLRVPYVFRMILRGIEIERHNIINDMMLKNQVTYKPVMSNGYPNDTEMVANVIIGFVKDAKHHVPIQGFNVYHRNRLIKPFWRVWTLPGSQGRGIIGVLEVNFVEPAHDKQDFERTNSLSRLEARLVLMQKKYWSENCHRIGYGGNHANRSSGKRDRECSPGDSPCTAPLSYQSLKKCGMSNCSQRSQAEDILYSGSSNKIISNALGNRDDDRKTGASPLAMSRKLSSRKKAQQAAEKSPKTVKFSGLVQHGLSYISDDSDTEIAGTASRSLSQILNEPERTYNGSIVHLPPSSGAIRTERIATRSLSKEGTVKNNGHGGTIDDPESVIKRLKDENSSLKERFSKVEELLSKELQTEREKNKSLLEKMENLEAKLETAKKEQEALVEAYAEEMKYRDQEEQNLRNKLKEASSTIQDLTEQLTAARSYRKS, from the exons ATGCCACCCACCATCGCCGAATCAGAGCCCGCCGCGCACCTCTCGCCCCCGCCGCCCGCCGTTGCCGGTGGAGCCAATGTGGCCCGTGAGGCGGCGATCGACGTCAGCAGCAGCGACACGGAGTCGGACTCCGGCGGCGCGAAGAGGCCCCGGCGCCGGCGGAGGGTCGGCCGGGAGGAGAAGAGGGCTAGGGTGTTAGACGCCGTACCACCCGGGTTCCTCGAGCCGCTTCCGCCGCGGAGGTGTGTAACCAAGCAGTTCTGGAAGGCCGGGGACTACGATGGCGATGGGCATCTGCTCTGGAGCGAACATGCGAAACACTCTG AGTCAGGAATGGAACATGTTCGTGTCCATCCTAGATTTCTACACTCAAACGCGACAAGCCACAAGTGGGCTTTAGGAG CTTTCGCCGAGCTGCTGGACAACTCTCTTGATGAA GTTTCAAATGGAGCTACCTTTGTGAACATTGACATGTTGGAAAATAAGAAAGATGGATCTCGGATGCTACTTGTTCAAG ATGATGGTGGTGGGATGAGCCCAGATAAAATACGGCACTGCATGTCCTTGGGTTATTCGGCGAAGAGCAAAGTTAAAAACACCATTGGACAAT ATGGAAATGGTTTCAAGACAAGTACAATGAGACTTGGTGCTGATGTCTTGGTATTCTCACGTAGTCACAATAATGAAGAAAAAAG GCTTACGCAAAGCATTGGGATGCTATCTTATACCTTCCTGAAGAGCACCGGTAAAGATGACATTATTGTTCCAATG ATTGATTATGAAAAAGGACAAGCTTGGAAAAGGAAGGTGCGGACAACATTGGGTGACTGGTCTACAAGCTTACAGACAATAATACAATGGTCTCCCTATTCTAATGAAGGAGAACTTCTTCAGGAG TTTAACTCAATTAGTGAACAAGGAACTCGAATCATTATATACAATCTGTGGGAGGACGAGCAGGGAGATTTGGAGCTCGATTTTGATGCTGATGTAAAT GATATTCAAATCAGAGGGGTTAATAGGGACGAGAAAAACATCTTGATGGCAAAGCAGTTTCCAAACTCGAAGCACTTTTTTACTTATAGACATTCTCTAAGG AGTTATGCATCCATTTTATATCTCCGAGTCCCATACGTCTTCCGGATGATTTTACGAGGAATAGAGATTGAACGCCATAACATTATCAATGATATGATGCTGAAGAACCAGGTTACTTACAAGCCAGTCATGAGTAATGGATATCCAAATGATACAGAA ATGGTCGCTAATGTTATAATCGGTTTTGTTAAAGACGCAAAACATCATGTTCCCATTCAGGGTTTTAATGTTTACCACAGGAACCGCCTAATAAAG CCTTTCTGGAGAGTATGGACTCTTCCTGGATCTCAAGGACGCGGTATTATTG GTGTACTTGAAGTCAACTTCGTAGAGCCAGCTCATGATAAGCAGGACTTTGAACGCACAAATAGTCTCTCAAGACTTGAAGCGCGATTAGTTTTAATGCAGAAGAAATACTG gtCTGAGAATTGCCATCGTATAGGATATGGTGGCAACCATGCTAACAGAAGTTCTGGGAAAAGAGACAGAG AGTGTTCACCTGGAGATAGCCCCTGCACAGCTCCATTGTcatatcaatctttgaaaaagtgTGGAATGTCAAATTGTTCGCAAAGATCCCAAGCTGAGGATATATTATATTCTGGATCAAGTAATAAGATTATTTCCAATGCCCTGGGAAACAG GGATGATGACAGGAAAACAGGAGCTTCACCCTTGGCAATGAGCAGAAAATTATCTTCAAGAAAAAAGGCCCAGCAGGCAGCCGAGAAGTCCCCAAAGACTGTAAAATTTTCAGGATTAGTACAACATGGTCTGTCATATATAAGTGATGATAGTGATACTGAGATTGCAGGCACTGCATCAAGATCGCTTTCTCAGATCCTGAATGAACCAGAAAGAACCTATAACGGTTCTATTGTGCATTTACCTCCATCCAGTGGAGCAATAAGAACTGAAAGGATCGCAACCAGATCGCTGTCAAAG GAAGGAACTGTGAAAAATAATGGACATGGAGGAACTATTGATGATCCCGAGAGTGTTATAAAGCGGCTGAAGgatgaaaattcatcattgaaagaacG TTTCTCCAAGGTGGAGGAGTTGTTATCAAAGGAATTGCAGACGGAGCGAGAGAAGAACAAGTCTCTGCTTGAGAAA ATGGAGAATCTAGAGGCAAAGCTTGAAACTGCAAAAAAGGAGCAAGAAGCATTGGTGGAAGCCTATGCAGAGGAAATGAAGTATCGAGACCAAGAGGAGCAGAATTTGCGGAATAAGCTAAAG GAGGCGTCTTCCACCATCCAAGACCTAACAGAGCAGCTTACTGCAGCTAGGAGCTATCGCAAGAGTTAA
- the LOC127307087 gene encoding protein MICRORCHIDIA 4 isoform X2: protein MLENKKDGSRMLLVQDDGGGMSPDKIRHCMSLGYSAKSKVKNTIGQYGNGFKTSTMRLGADVLVFSRSHNNEEKRLTQSIGMLSYTFLKSTGKDDIIVPMIDYEKGQAWKRKVRTTLGDWSTSLQTIIQWSPYSNEGELLQEFNSISEQGTRIIIYNLWEDEQGDLELDFDADVNDIQIRGVNRDEKNILMAKQFPNSKHFFTYRHSLRSYASILYLRVPYVFRMILRGIEIERHNIINDMMLKNQVTYKPVMSNGYPNDTEMVANVIIGFVKDAKHHVPIQGFNVYHRNRLIKPFWRVWTLPGSQGRGIIGVLEVNFVEPAHDKQDFERTNSLSRLEARLVLMQKKYWSENCHRIGYGGNHANRSSGKRDRECSPGDSPCTAPLSYQSLKKCGMSNCSQRSQAEDILYSGSSNKIISNALGNRDDDRKTGASPLAMSRKLSSRKKAQQAAEKSPKTVKFSGLVQHGLSYISDDSDTEIAGTASRSLSQILNEPERTYNGSIVHLPPSSGAIRTERIATRSLSKEGTVKNNGHGGTIDDPESVIKRLKDENSSLKERFSKVEELLSKELQTEREKNKSLLEKMENLEAKLETAKKEQEALVEAYAEEMKYRDQEEQNLRNKLKEASSTIQDLTEQLTAARSYRKS, encoded by the exons ATGTTGGAAAATAAGAAAGATGGATCTCGGATGCTACTTGTTCAAG ATGATGGTGGTGGGATGAGCCCAGATAAAATACGGCACTGCATGTCCTTGGGTTATTCGGCGAAGAGCAAAGTTAAAAACACCATTGGACAAT ATGGAAATGGTTTCAAGACAAGTACAATGAGACTTGGTGCTGATGTCTTGGTATTCTCACGTAGTCACAATAATGAAGAAAAAAG GCTTACGCAAAGCATTGGGATGCTATCTTATACCTTCCTGAAGAGCACCGGTAAAGATGACATTATTGTTCCAATG ATTGATTATGAAAAAGGACAAGCTTGGAAAAGGAAGGTGCGGACAACATTGGGTGACTGGTCTACAAGCTTACAGACAATAATACAATGGTCTCCCTATTCTAATGAAGGAGAACTTCTTCAGGAG TTTAACTCAATTAGTGAACAAGGAACTCGAATCATTATATACAATCTGTGGGAGGACGAGCAGGGAGATTTGGAGCTCGATTTTGATGCTGATGTAAAT GATATTCAAATCAGAGGGGTTAATAGGGACGAGAAAAACATCTTGATGGCAAAGCAGTTTCCAAACTCGAAGCACTTTTTTACTTATAGACATTCTCTAAGG AGTTATGCATCCATTTTATATCTCCGAGTCCCATACGTCTTCCGGATGATTTTACGAGGAATAGAGATTGAACGCCATAACATTATCAATGATATGATGCTGAAGAACCAGGTTACTTACAAGCCAGTCATGAGTAATGGATATCCAAATGATACAGAA ATGGTCGCTAATGTTATAATCGGTTTTGTTAAAGACGCAAAACATCATGTTCCCATTCAGGGTTTTAATGTTTACCACAGGAACCGCCTAATAAAG CCTTTCTGGAGAGTATGGACTCTTCCTGGATCTCAAGGACGCGGTATTATTG GTGTACTTGAAGTCAACTTCGTAGAGCCAGCTCATGATAAGCAGGACTTTGAACGCACAAATAGTCTCTCAAGACTTGAAGCGCGATTAGTTTTAATGCAGAAGAAATACTG gtCTGAGAATTGCCATCGTATAGGATATGGTGGCAACCATGCTAACAGAAGTTCTGGGAAAAGAGACAGAG AGTGTTCACCTGGAGATAGCCCCTGCACAGCTCCATTGTcatatcaatctttgaaaaagtgTGGAATGTCAAATTGTTCGCAAAGATCCCAAGCTGAGGATATATTATATTCTGGATCAAGTAATAAGATTATTTCCAATGCCCTGGGAAACAG GGATGATGACAGGAAAACAGGAGCTTCACCCTTGGCAATGAGCAGAAAATTATCTTCAAGAAAAAAGGCCCAGCAGGCAGCCGAGAAGTCCCCAAAGACTGTAAAATTTTCAGGATTAGTACAACATGGTCTGTCATATATAAGTGATGATAGTGATACTGAGATTGCAGGCACTGCATCAAGATCGCTTTCTCAGATCCTGAATGAACCAGAAAGAACCTATAACGGTTCTATTGTGCATTTACCTCCATCCAGTGGAGCAATAAGAACTGAAAGGATCGCAACCAGATCGCTGTCAAAG GAAGGAACTGTGAAAAATAATGGACATGGAGGAACTATTGATGATCCCGAGAGTGTTATAAAGCGGCTGAAGgatgaaaattcatcattgaaagaacG TTTCTCCAAGGTGGAGGAGTTGTTATCAAAGGAATTGCAGACGGAGCGAGAGAAGAACAAGTCTCTGCTTGAGAAA ATGGAGAATCTAGAGGCAAAGCTTGAAACTGCAAAAAAGGAGCAAGAAGCATTGGTGGAAGCCTATGCAGAGGAAATGAAGTATCGAGACCAAGAGGAGCAGAATTTGCGGAATAAGCTAAAG GAGGCGTCTTCCACCATCCAAGACCTAACAGAGCAGCTTACTGCAGCTAGGAGCTATCGCAAGAGTTAA